GAAACTCATTTCCAATCAGAAAAAGTCAaagaagtgtcccacaactatgagaacccctagCAAAACCCTGTACAGAAGACGTACCGATAAGTTCGGAGTATTTCGATTTCGAAATTGGACGCTTTTTGTATTAATGGAGCAACATATGCTCCAAAGTTGTTTGCACTACTTCTTTCGATTTTGAATGGTACATTTCGGCACCCGGCTCATTGGCCGCTATTTACGCATTGGTCCAGTTTTCGGTTTGACCGTAATGGGTGAAGTGCTGGTCGCGCGGGGCAGATCATGCTCCATTGACCAGAACAAACACTAATTTCAAGGACCAATGTCTAGACCGGGGGTCTCTAAACTATGGCCCATGTGCTCGTGCGATTAGAGCCAATAGTGCGATAACTTTCTAAAGATTAAAACTTATAGTTTATTAGTGAGACTTTTTGGTGTATAAATTTTGGATTTTAAAGCATAATCGAAATCTATAATAGTTATTCTTAGTACTTTTTAGACACTCTAAATAATAAGTAGTAAACAGGGGGGAACATGCGACAATAAATTGCTGCAATTTAAACATAAATTTAGTAGTTAATTTCTGTACAATTATTCAATGCGAAAAAACTGGATAAAagctgtttaaaatttaagACCTTTCCCACTTAATTTAATGtcccttccttttctcttttctcccCATCACAGGAACGTTTATGCTTATGGCCGCCGGCTTCATGTTCATCATCTGCGGTGCGCTCATTCACATCCTTGATCCTTATTTGCTAATATTTAAATGGGTAAGTAGTAGCAGTAAATGCAGAGCAAATTTGCTGCAACACCACAACAAGAGCGACATTTACGTGTGATTTACCATTTAGCATTGCGCGTGCCTTAAGAATACTAAAGGGTTCGATTAAGTTtcgttccccccccccccgcattGCTGATGAACGAGCCTCTCAACTTCGTTAACATTCAACGCCTGCCCTGACATTCCCAATGTATTACAAAGCAAAGGCAATTCTGTTTTGCGTACTCTTGGGGAAAGGCGGGGAAGCTCGCGGAAATTTTACGCAACATTAATACGCACCCGATGAAAGTTCCCTCGCAAGATGGATGGGAAtgaaggggaaaaaaacgaCGGCAAATCAACCAAATTCCTAGTCGGTAGTTTCCTTTTAaaaatgcacctcgcttgtcGCTTGTGGTACGCcgacatttatttatttattttttttttttgcgcaaaaaCTCGTCCAACCGCTCTTTGTGTTGCGTACTTTCGGACTAGACcttgaaaaataaatgcaataaaaaatgcacaccaccaacgcgcgcgcgcgcgcgcaacaCTCAACTCCTCTCCTGGTGAACGAACTTGACGCGAAAAAAAGCGCCCTGTTTGTGTAATGAGAGtgtagtgcgtgtgtgtgtgtgtgtgtgtatgcaccCGGTTTGGACAGTGATTGGCATTCCGAAACACGAAACGAGCAcctcaacaacagcaaactaCAAGCTTGTCCTCTCCGGGGTCGGTCCCGGTTGTTCCCATGCGCGCACAATCGAACGTCGTCTTCCCGTTGCGCCGTTATTtgcgggatcgccaccacgtAATTGCCAGGAGCAGGAAAAACAAAGGAGTGTTGCTGTGTAAACTGATCGtaccggtttttgtttttcctcttcttccccTCTTTCCATTGCTGCCCCGGATGATGCCCCCTCGGCAGAAACTAATCTTCCAGGAAGGGTCGGAAATTTTCAACCTCTGGCGCACACCGCCCGTCGATCTGTACATCAAGATCTATCTGTTCAACGTGACCAACGCGGAAGACTTTATGGCGGGCCGGGCCGAAACGATGCAGATCGAGGAGGTGGGCCCGTACGTCTACAGGTGAGCGTCTACATTCCCAACTGCTCCAAGGACGAACGCGTACGATCGCGCGCAAAAAagggatcgatcgatcgatcgtgccGATGTTGCTTTACCCCTTATTGCggcttcctgttttttttttgtttcaatgccTATGTCAATGTGTCTATTTTTACGCACTATTTATAAGGGAGCTGATGTCGCACGACAACATTACGTTCAACGACAATGGGACCGTTTCGACGAGACCGCACCATCCGCTGATCTTTCAGAAGGGCATGTCCGGCAACCTGCGCGAGGATGATGTCTTTATGATGCCCAACATTGCGCTGCTGGTAAGTTTGAGAAGTAATGCGATCGACGCTAAGCTGTAATCTAACTTCGGGAGGTGGCCAAGGAACATCTAACATACCTTTTTTTGGTGTCTCTTCATCATTAAACCGGTTAACACAATGATGGCAAGGTTAAGGCTTAAGTGTCGTCCCTTTCTTACTAATTACAAACGCAAACTTGCAAACTGTAGTAAAGAGTTGGTAATCTTCTTTCCCGAGGATTCACATTTCTCAATACGCACACACTTATTAACCAAAAACCCCTCCCGCCGGAGTGGAAACGGGATGtatgttgtggtggtggtgacggtgtAATGCCTGGTAAGTATCACTTTCTCTTCCTTTGGTAGTAACTTTATTTAGTTTAATCCTAAAAATTGCTCctttcttctccttttctAGAGCATAGCGCACGTGGCCGCCAAACAGCCGTACTTTATCCGCTGGCCAATCAATCTGCTGATACGGCAAACGAAGGTGCAGCCGCTCGAGCGACAGACGGCGCGCGAGTTTATGTACGGCTATCCGACCACACTGACCACGCTCGGCTACACCTTCCTGCCGAACTGGATATCGTTCGACAAGGTGGGCCTGATCGATCGGGTAAGAATGGGCGAATGGCGGGAGGTCCTCCGTTTAGCAAGCACTAACCGCTCCATTCACTGCTCTACAGATGTACGACTTTGATGATGATTTCGAAACGTTCTACACGGGAGAGACGACGGCGAGCGTTTCCGGCCTGTACGATACCTACCTCGGGTCGCCGGACCTTGCCCAGTGGAATGGGAGCCATTGCAGCAACATCCGCAACGCGTCCGACGGTACCAAGTTTAAGAGCTTCATCGAGCCGGACGATCAGCTGCTGTTCTTCCGGAAAAGCATGTGCCGTGCGCAGATACTGGTGAGCAGTGCGCTGCGTGAAACAGCGCAAGCACAAGAACATTGGGAGCGAATAAATAATGTGACAttgtctttttctttttttttagatcCAAAACGGTACCGACTACGAGGTGGACGGGCTGAAGGCAACCAAGTTTGTGTTTGAGGAAAATGCGCTCGATAACGGCGAGTACGATCCGCGCAACAAGTGCTACTGTCGCAAGGGTAAGGATCTCCACTTTTGTGCTAAACAAAGGgtaatttttttatgtaaaaccctcttcccaacacacacacacac
This is a stretch of genomic DNA from Anopheles merus strain MAF chromosome 2R, AmerM5.1, whole genome shotgun sequence. It encodes these proteins:
- the LOC121590759 gene encoding scavenger receptor class B member 1 isoform X1 → MRDFASLFGGQYQTIFGGSPSCAGGSGSLGGSSSSSGDCCSSSGGGGSSGTSQRRRSVSLGPFRRRIRSEFSLLDYFFHQPKHGRHTRYPNRTFMLMAAGFMFIICGALIHILDPYLLIFKWKLIFQEGSEIFNLWRTPPVDLYIKIYLFNVTNAEDFMAGRAETMQIEEVGPYVYRELMSHDNITFNDNGTVSTRPHHPLIFQKGMSGNLREDDVFMMPNIALLSIAHVAAKQPYFIRWPINLLIRQTKVQPLERQTAREFMYGYPTTLTTLGYTFLPNWISFDKVGLIDRMYDFDDDFETFYTGETTASVSGLYDTYLGSPDLAQWNGSHCSNIRNASDGTKFKSFIEPDDQLLFFRKSMCRAQILIQNGTDYEVDGLKATKFVFEENALDNGEYDPRNKCYCRKGNCLPRGLIDVTSCYYGFPIALSYPHFLDADPKVRSHVNGSRPDPIAHRSHFMINPISGLPLELSVKFQINMVLDDLSSMAHCEKFSKLVVPALWFEIMMPGLPPTLLSRFLFYLKILPFGDQVVKHSLLAFGGILLLVAITKVSLTLSSAYSSAYRISNELRESLW
- the LOC121590759 gene encoding lysosome membrane protein 2 isoform X2 translates to MRDFASLFGGQYQTIFGGSPSCAGGSGSLGGSSSSSGDCCSSSGGGGSSGTSQRRRSVSLGPFRRRIRSEFSLLDYFFHQPKHGRHTRYPNRTFMLMAAGFMFIICGALIHILDPYLLIFKWKLIFQEGSEIFNLWRTPPVDLYIKIYLFNVTNAEDFMAGRAETMQIEEVGPYVYRELMSHDNITFNDNGTVSTRPHHPLIFQKGMSGNLREDDVFMMPNIALLSIAHVAAKQPYFIRWPINLLIRQTKVQPLERQTAREFMYGYPTTLTTLGYTFLPNWISFDKVGLIDRMYDFDDDFETFYTGETTASVSGLYDTYLGSPDLAQWNGSHCSNIRNASDGTKFKSFIEPDDQLLFFRKSMCRAQILIQNGTDYEVDGLKATKFVFEENALDNGEYDPRNKCYCRKGNCLPRGLIDVTSCYYGFPIALSYPHFLDADPKVRSHVNGSRPDPIAHRSHFMINPMMPGLPPTLLSRFLFYLKILPFGDQVVKHSLLAFGGILLLVAITKVSLTLSSAYSSAYRISNELRESLW